TTCGATATTATTCAAATGACTCTTTTGATTTAACGGTTTTGTTTATTGGTCGTTAgctagagattgtgtaggcttgtgaacttgtgttgttctatagtTGTTTAAGCACaaaagacttggtgtcatcatcaaaacaaagtggttaacatttgaatattattattggatcactaaccaacattctccctctttttgatgatgacaaacctatGTTAGTGTGCTTAAGCGTATAATACAACACATGTGTTatcatcacttaccatacactttctcccccttttgtcgaagcgaAAAGGTTAGCTCTCCCTGGAACTAAGCACGCCTGAGAGTTATGTTCCCCCTTGAATCTTACAAAGTGATCCACAATATAGCTCCCCCTTGAAATGTGCAATATAAGACTCATAGAAAATAGGATTAGTACGCATAAGTCATAATAAGAGTAGATAACACATTACACATCATAAGCATAAGTCTTAATCATAGACTAGTTTAACATAACTACCCGCCCTTAAGATAATCCTAACCAACATTTAAAGGTAATTGGCATTAGTGCTGACTGCATCTGAAATATCCGAGTCCTCAGAGTCGGATGAGATTATTGTGATAGGAGTGGTAATCCATAAGGTAAGCGGAGTGGTTAACATGGAGCGAGGAAACTCTAGGGGAGTTATCATACCTAGGTGTCGGAAGATGTGATTGAGATGAATACAATAGGGAAGTGGACTATTAGGAAGGTTACGAAGATTTCTCATTCGTTGAGTCACGACAAAGGCTAAGTTTATGGCTTCGTTTGACAGAAAGGACCATAGAATGGCTACCTCGTTTTCTGATAGACGATCAACGGAAGTCTCCCGACAAAAGATATTGTGTCAGATGACGGTTAGGAGGAGTTGAAGATCATGACGAATCTTGGAGTCTCTAACACGGATGCGGTGTTTGAGATTGTGAGGTACATCTGAGTGAGTGATGGTTGATAGTACTTCCCGTGTGGGGTATGTTGGGTGCAAAGATCTATGATCAGTTCGAGGAGTGTAGAAATTTCGACCTTGTGAAGGAATTCTCGTAACCGAAGCAAAGTACGAGAGAGGCCAAGTGTGAATTTTCTTTTCGAGTTAATTTGACTTGATTTGGTTTGACAAGTTCGAAGTTTGTATAAAATTCTCGGATAAGTGGTGGATAGATGACCTCATCTAGGTTTAAGAAAGAGAAACATTCTTTTTGAGTGAATGTTGTTTGAAGGTTTGGAAATTCATCAGAGTGAAAAACTGCATTTTCAAGAAAGGTTCGAGTTTCCATTTGTTGTTGGTGATATGCCGCACATTGTCTTCTTGTGTTAGTCATTTCCTAGGAACGTGAACATTTTAGTGAGAAAGTCATGTTTACAACATGGTTTTGAAAACCTATATGTAAAATATGTGTCGATTAATTCTTTTCTTGACGCATTTTTGAAAACAAAGAAACTGTGCCATTTTGAAAAGATAGACAATTTTCATCATTTCAATTTATGTTTGTGAAAGTTTGATAAGTATCATGAGATTGACATTTATCACAAGAACTTGGGCAAACATTTGTGTGTGCATGAgtggttttcaaaaacaatttttatGAATTATGCAAGAAAAAGTTCCTACTTGACACTCTATTAATTTAGATCTTTGCAAAGTATCTTTCACACAATTGATAAGTTATGCATCAaaacaagtgttcctattagtATGAAAGACACTAAAATTATTCTCATGTAAGATTATGCAAGTAGTCAAGGATCACATGAGAAAATTTTAAAGTAAGCAAAATTAAAAAGTTTGGATGCTTACCTTTGAGGACCACTAGATGTTGGAGAGAAGGGAGACAATGAAATATGGAATCTAGTGGTTGGGGTTTAAAGAATGAGTGGGGTTGGTGAAAAAGTGGTTTAGATAATAAAGATGGTGAGGAAAGGACAAAACAGCCGTCAGCTGTTGTGCGGTTGACTCCACGGTCAACCGCGGTTCGATCGCACGGGCTTGGTAGGTTTAATTAAGGCACAAgttccatcattcccaacccattcctaagTAGAGTGAAGGTTTCCTTTTTAAGAGGCTTAGTAAAGATATCAACAATATTTTCTAAGGAGTCTACCTTATCAATCACAATATAACCTTTTTGGACATGGTCACGTAAAaagtggtgcctaatgtctatgtgtttagttctagagtgtaatatttgatttttagaTAGGTATATAGCACTCTTAATCCACTCCTTAATCCGTAACGGATGTTTGCTTCTTGGAGAACCATGATGTTAAGCAAAGCCCGGTAAATGCACATACACCACTTGTGCTATTTCGATCAATCAACGATCCTCCATGGTCGGAATCCGCAAAGCACATAATGTCAACATCGGTGAACTTTGGATACCATTGACCAACATGCATGCTACCTTTCAAGTATCTAAAGATTCGTTTGACCACTTCTACGTGAGACATTTTGGGATTCTCTTGGAATCTTGCACACAAGAACACGCTATACATAATATCGGGTTGGCTCGCCGTTAAGTATAGAAGAGATCCAATCATTCCTCTATACCCGGTGCTATCGAATGAATATCTTTGTCCTTCAAGAGTAAGCTTGACAGTGGTTGCCATAGGAGTGGTCATAGGCTTTGAGTTTTCCATTTCAAACTTTTTGAGCATATCATGAATatacttttgttgattgatgaacgtTCCATCTTTTAGTTACTTAATTTGGagtccgagaaagaacttgagttcacccatcatgctcatttcaaacttaacatgcattaacttagaaaactcattgctaagagactcgttagtagaaccaaatacaatatcatcaataTATATTTGAACAATAACCAAATCTTTTTAATGCTTTTTGAAGAATAATGTATTATCAATTTTCCCCATTTCATATCCATGATTAATAAGGAAGGTTCTAAGTCTctcataccaagctctaggagcttgtttGAGTTCATATAGGGCTTTCTTAAGTTTAAACACATGATATGGTTTTTCAAAATCTTCAAAGCCCGGAGGTTGTGACACAAATACTTCTTCATTTTTGACACCATTTAGAAAAgtacttttgacatccatttgatatagttttaagtttttagcacatgcatatgcaagaaTTATTCTAATGGACTCTAGTCTAGCTATGGGAGCAAAGGTCTCATCGTAATCGATTCCTTCTTGTTGGCTATACCCTTTTGCaaccaacctagctttgtttctaacaACCTTCCCATCTTCATCTAGTTTGTTCCTATATACCCATTTAGTTCCTATGATATTTTGCTCACTTGGTAAGGGAAATAAATCTCATACATCACTCCTTTAGAATTGATTTAATTCCTATTGCATGGCTTCTGCCCAACTCTCATCTAATAAAGATTCCTTGACATTTTTAGGTTCTATTTGGGAGATAAATGCATAGTttgcaactagattgaagatttgtGATCGTGTGGTTCTAGTGTTGATATCTCCTATGACTTATTCTATTGGATGATCCTTAATATGTTTAAGGTCGGTTGTGGGTTCCAAATTGTCTTTGCTAGAATCTTTTTCCAAGTGAGATTCTTTCTCATTGGTGTCTTCGACTTCTTTGGGCTCATTTTCGGTTGTGCTAGTCACAATGGCTTCTTGTTCAATCACATCATCATCTACTAGTGGTTTGGACTTAGGTGGAGGAGTTTCATCAAAGGTGTCATCTAACAACTCTTTTATGACATTAGTGTACTTGTTTAGAACTTTATAGGCTTTGCTTTCTAACGAATATCCTAGGAATACTCCTTCACAGGCTTTAGGTTCGAACTTTGTTAGGTATTCTTTTTTGTTTAATATGAAACACTTACATCCAAATACTCTAAGGTGAATTACGATGGGTTTCCTACCATTTAAGATTTCATATGGTGTTTTATCCATTGAAGGCCTAAATAGAACTCTATTTTGAATATAAGTAGAGGTTACTACCGCTTCACACCAAAAATTTTGAGGGATTGATTATTCATTTAACATTGTTCTATTCATTTCTTAAAGAATTTGGTTTTTCCTTTTAACAACCACATTTGATTGAGGAGTGCGAGGAGCCGATAAATTATGAGAAATTCCAtgtaaatcacaaaagactccaaattgggCATCATTATCAAATTCACTTCCATGATTCGTTCGTATGGTGACAATTGTACACCCAAGAAAGTTTTGTATTTTTGTAGCAAAAATTACGAATCTCAAATGCCTCATTTTTGTGTTTTAGAAAAAATGTACATGtatatctagaaaaatcatcaacgATTACCAAGGTGTAGAAATTCCCACCATAACTTTGAATGGATGATGGACCAAACAAATCCATGTGTAGGAATTCTAGATATCTTTTGGTTGAAATGAAGTTCTTAGGTTTATGACTAGCATGGACTTGTTTTCCTACTTTACATGCATCACAAATATGACTTTTATTATTAGCTTGGGTAAATCTCTAGCCATTTCTTTAGAAGATATGTTGTGAATTAGTTTCATATTAGCATGCCCAAGTCTCCAATGCCACAAAGTGGTAGTGTCATGAATGAAAGTGAGACAAATATCTAAATATTTAAAGTCATTTAGTTAACACGTGTAAAGGCCCTTTTTCCTAATTCCATTTATAACATCTTTACCATCTTTGGTTATATGTGAAGATAATTTAGTGAATGTCATGTTATAACCTTTATCACATATTTTACCAACATTTAGCAAATTAAAGCTTAGATACTTAATATGCAAGACATCTTCAAGAGTAATTTTAGAGTTAGTGATGTTACATTTACCGACGATTTTACCTCGTACATCACCACTAAAGATTACGTCACCACCATTATGTTCTTTGTACCTTGTGAAGATGTCTTTGTTCCCCGTCATGTGCTTTGTACATCCACTATCGATTATCCAATGTTCTTCTTGTACAACGCCATTTAGGCAAACCTATATTTGGTTGATTAATATCTTTGGTACCCAATGTTTAttgggtccgggatgattagcatCAAAAACTCCTATTCTAACCCATCTTCTTACAACCTTAGCATTGTAGTTTCCTTTTGATTGAGCCCTTGTTTCAATGATTTTCTTCCTAAGATTTCTAGAGTGGTTAGTCTTATTTTCTAAGGAATTCCTTTTAATTTCTTCCCTTTTAGGTGACCTATTTTTTGAAAATGGTCTTACGGTCGACTTCACGGTCTTGCCATGCTTCGACCGCATGCCTTTGGTAATGTTTGGATTTCCTTGAGACTTAACAAACACTATAGGTTGTTGTTTTGATGATTTAGTTTTAAGGGAGCTTTCTTTAAACCCTAACCCATGTTTGTTATTGCTTGTTCATTGAACACTTAAAATATCTTCTAGCACTTTTTCACTTTTATTATATATTGAAAActgtattttattttcaagtagtttGACGGTTTTGTTAAGCGTTTTATTTTCATACTTTAGATCATCACAAGTAAGACATTCGTGTGAGTTAGTTATTCTTTCCTTTAGCCTAGACACTTATAACTTAAGTGAGTTATTTTCTTCTTTTAAGTTAGTATTACTAGTGCTAACTCTACTACTTAGATCACAAAGCTTAATGAAATTATTAAAATTGAATTCAAAAGAGTTTAGAAGAACCTCATTATCGATTTTTCCGACTAGGCAAGCTTCATCATCTTTGTTTGAGCTTGGTGCTTCAACGGCCATGAGACatatttccttttcttcttcttgtGTCTCATTCTCTTCATCGTCCTATGTACCTCCAAGAAATACCTTCTCGTTCTTTCTTCTGGGACATTCACTTATTAAATGATTTGGATCACCACATCCAAAACATTTCCTTACGAACTTCTTCTTAGAATCAAAAGGTGCTTTTTTGAGTCCATTGGAGTTCGAACATGATTCTCGGGTCTTCGGTAGAATTTCTTGAAGGATCGAACAATAAATGCAAGTTGTTCATCGTCATTTATGATATCATCTTCATCCTCTTTGTATTAACCTTCTTCACTTGCTTTGGCCTTCAAAGCAATTGACTTATTCTTTTCTTTCTTGACTTTGTCCGCTTCTTCATCCTTGTCTAGGATGACATCATGGACTTGAGATTTTCAATGAGTTCATCAAGAGATAATTTTTCCATGTCCTTTGACTCATATATTGTCTTCATTTTAGGTCTCTATTTAGAGGGTAATGCTCTTAAGAATTTTCGAACATATTGCATGTTCGTGTAGATAGTACCTAAAGCTTTCAAACTTGAATAAATATTGTTAAATCTAAAATAAGCGATATCAATTTTCTCATCATTCGATATAACAAATTGTTCATATTGAGCTACTAGTGGTTCAATTTTATTTTCAGTGACTTGCACATTTCCTTGATGAGTAACTATTAAACTATCTCATATTTCCTTTGCACTCTTAAGCATAAAGACCCTTTCATATTCTTTTCTAGGAAAATCGTTAAATATGACTAGTTTAGCTTCATAGTTTTTCCCTACATCCATTTTATGTTCTCTGGACCAATTATCTTTGGGTATAATTATTCTAGTTTTCCTATCCTCACTTAGTGTGAATGGAACATAATCGCCCTTAGTAATGATGTTTTAAATGTCTATATCTTTCGCACGGACATATGTTTCAAATCTTTGTTTCCAGTAGCAAATCCTTCACTCTCAAGTAGTGGAGGTCTTTGCATAGAGGAACCTCACTATAgctcaagttctcaaatttttgttccacGATCTATAACTCAAAAGTTTGCAAAAATTAATTTTTATCTTAAAACAACAACTTTAGcaaaacgtttagagcaaccgctctgataccaattataagtaactagaggggggtgaatcaGTGGCGACTTTACACTAGGACCCGCGGGGTCCCTAGATACCACTAGTTTTCAGAAATTTATCCAAaaggacaccactaaatataataattacaccccataaatttttagagattataattTTATAGTTTTGACTCCTAAAGTGTTTGAAATTAGCTCACTTACGACTTTATAGTATAAACCattgaatatattatatataaaaataaacaaacCTTTGTGCAAGTCCAATTCTAAATTTTTTTAATTCATTCTATATCACAATTTCTTTTGGTTCTATCTTCAATCCTTCATCCTAGGGATGTCAACGGATCGGATATGAATCGAGTGTGGGCGTGAGGCCATATCCATTTAATTATtgttcatattcatatccatttaaatttagttcgtccatctatatatatatatatatatatatatatatatatatatatatatatatatatatatatatatatatatattcagtggATTAAGCTGATTAATGGATATCAATAGGATATTAATCTTATAATTTTTTcaaatatataatgaaaacaaaatataatataacatgacataatttaAAATTATTGCATCGGAATGTGTAATAATTGTCTAAGAATAAACataatttgttaaatttactatcaGGCATATAATATGATAAATTATGTGTAATTTTTATGTTGAGATATATATGTTTTATTGTGAGTACTCATAGTGAATTCATTATATAATTGTAAGTAAGATGAATGTGTAAtggtaaatatatatgtaatagtTATTGTATATGAATCCCTAATCTCATCACTCATAACTACATATAAACAAATTATTCAATTATATCTTTGTGTTTTGGGcacgacccgacccgacccgatttGACTTGACACATTCAATATTTTGTGCAAGTTATCGAATAAATTTTTAGGACCCCATTGGGTTTTGATTCTAGAATCGCCactggggtgaatagttacttactacgatttttaaaactttttccgatttagaacttgagattgctatagtgtgatttgattggtttgttcacaagtataataaatataaagataagggataagagaacaaacacgaAGATGTATATTGGtttgggaagatgttaactaatcttccttaatccactcctcaattctaacgaattgagagatagtttcactatgatgctccaaactcggtggagtgtccggatacaacactagctcctcgataagccgcaacttattAACCATTACGtttctttgaagaattcacaattacaaaatgctcttaccacaagatcctaatgcttccTCTAAGTGAAACCGCACCTATCTTCTAGATGCCTTTAAGAAGATATTTTACAAGTATACTCACAATTAAGTTTACAATTactcttgcttgaatcactctaaatagattacaataatatttgaatgatatcagtaaatgtatggaaatgtaagtgcaagaggcgagtcttcaagtgctccaaggtttggcttttataggcaagaggATTCAAACCCGGATGACTGCGGCTCACCTTACGGTCGATCGTGTAGGTCTATGATTTCTGAATTTGTATCCGTTTGAGATCTTTAACTTTGTCATTTTTCCTTATTAGATGGCTGCAATTAGATGCCAAAAACATCTGAAAAGACCTGCATTACCCCTTTTATCTTGGATGTATTCTTTGAGGTTGACCTTGGGTTAAAAGAGGAAGGTCACATTGTACTAGAGGTGTGTCATTGATTTTCCTTTAAAGAAAATGGAGAATTTTCATCACATGACAACCACAAGcttccaaacttcaagtcacaagtcttcaaGTCTTTTTTTCAACATTAGTTTTCCAAGTGTATGTACTCATTGGCTACTTGCAACCTTCCAAATTAGACTAACTTGTTTTTAAATGAAGACTTTTGAGAGTTTACACTAAATTCTTATTAACCATGTAACTAaatggttaatcaagtggagagcatctctttaattgggacttaatgaccatctttAAGTATTTCATTACTTTTAATTTAGATTAAAAAGATACCCTTTGAAAAAGAACTTTTAGACATACTTGTGTGCTTAACATTAATCAtaagctaaaagtgtcattaaggcgtcattaagtgtgattatccaagattagtgttttagtgaccaaaactcatttgaatatgaaggaggcaactattataagcatgtttaaataggctttgtaaattgttggttgaatgtgggttaatgcactaaacgataaacttaattaaccaaagaatatgttttgatgatgacacatacatatgcataagtaatgactgacatcttaacataaaacatgcaaggtcactaatctatactttatcttgcaaccaaccaagtcaaacataggataaagaatgaaattaaaagttcagctaaacacacgatcgaggtacggtcgaccgcatagtcaaccgtgaaaccccaaactaaattgcaacgcagttttgtgaaaacaagttgcacggtcgccaccacggtcaaccgcagtgcgaccgcagttttctctgttaccattttcgaccaaataaagtttgaatagttcccaacatctataattcatgaaacctttctcaacatgcttagaatagatgccttctccatactcaattgagttttggtcataaaaacactaattgtgattaattacgcctaatgacattttaatgacaaattaaccaagattaggcataacacataagttttaatcaacaacttgtgatcttaattcttatctagatattcttagtatgattatcaagtaccaacacacttaagccaatatcactagaacaataattgctattagaaatgacttagtgattagttaaggctaaatgaggaagaatgctctcaaggttaactagtaatgacttgtaatcctaaaacacacttagatacatttaggatggtcaccaagtcccaactagatatTTCTCtttccttgtgcatgtgttggacattaatgtgtgcttacacattaatcaagcaatatgttatattgcacttaAACTTGTTAAAGCTTGAATTATAAATTGTGCAAGCATCTATATGATTGattctagaataactatctcttgctatgtgagtattacttgctacttgccaatatgattaatactcataaacttgtcaacttgattaatatgtttgctatgtgctcactagttaggattcaagtaactaacatactccaatatattaagtgtaaaatggttcacaatgaaagtatattcaattgtctatttggtctagtctaagtaactaagggtgattgcttatgacttaactttgatgtctctacatacttcatgattatcttatagagacattattcaattaatctctaaccaaactcaaaaagaacatgacttgtgattaattgaaactaggaagttaatgacatagtgactagtctttagaattgaaccaagggcactaaagtgactaactaagtcttgaccaaactgagatttcccaaaatatcaatcaagacacttctccaagaatgttgggtttgccacttttggaatgattagtcactttcatgcattaagactaaatctcacacacttaatgcatatagtaattgtataggatgtttggtttcttttgcaggtgctaaaaggagtaaaggtgccaaaatgtggtgttcaaatttgagtcaaacggctatacaacggataccaattttggactggagcacgagcGATcgtaccacggtcgaccgtgcaggcaaccgtgtgtcaacggctactttttgaatcccactataaaaggcaaacatttaagagcatttgaagctgaccctcttacatatatcaaaggcttatttccacaTATCACAAgggcaaggttggagaactcggatctcggggagatctcgtttggacatttttgaggagatctcggcatctcgaaaaaatctcggggagatctcggacgttgacttgtgttgactttctagtttttttaatataaatatgtataaatatatgtatatttatatggatttttacgagaaaatttgagaaatgagcgaaaaattagaagaaaatccgagaaattgcgagtaattacgagaaaatccgagatctcaccgagaaaatccgagaaatcgtgacgTTGACTGAGATTTtaaccgttgaccgagaaatctcaacgagatgggaaaatattctcggctgagttttgaaaccgagatctccccgagatctcgccgAGAAATTCCGAGATCTGCAACACTGCACAAGGGctccaattactactcaaatgtgatctcgCAAGAAAaggttctatgatcttatagatatagaatttggttgttgtaaacttactaatcaaaatcattaatcttgtgagtttacttagtgtaatgtatgtcctagtattgtcttaggatcatcattgcaaagtgtataagtcttgttacttcaattagtagaagcataggctagcttagtgatctacttccttaaaaagacttaggaagttgattaatcttatttggagattaatacttgtccaaggtgaagacaagttgatctaggttggagtttatctttcaaagggatagaaagattaggtttgttgtctaccaaagaagttgaagacttgtaaatcggatctccaccgggtttggagaaacgtgcttagtgaagcaacaaaactcgattagtgtaatcggggagtggattaaggtgcattagttaacatccacccgaaccactataaatccttatgtctatgttctttacattacttcatttatcattttgaacatatacactacacacatcaagtttgaattgagttggttgatcaaagttaaatcgaatttggtgatcaatcaaaaaagtgttaaaaacgtatcaagtaactattcaccccctctagttacttacaattggtatcagagcggttgctcaaatcattgctctacaaatgtttttgaaagtgtcaaaattcgttttgtgcaaaaacttgagttaacgattctcggatcaactcaaactatgggatacttggaagaattggtgaaagaagcaccaatatttaataagatgaatattgatgtgtggaaattaagatttgagtcttatctcaaatccaaggattactacttgtagagaataatcaaagtaggagactttgtaccacaagctagttcaagactagtgaagtcaactttTCAAaataatgatgttttgaaacaatttgatgaaatttcactacttcatgaaattcttcctagtgaagaaagattaaagataatctcatgtgaaagtgcaaaagaatgttgggattcactatgttctcaagaagatttaaactctaggagtttaaagggtaaaggaatagagAAGGATTTAGAAAAGGTTGGTAATTctcaagcaaaagggttgaatgaaaatgaaaacttttgcctcatgagttcttggaatgatttgga
The window above is part of the Rutidosis leptorrhynchoides isolate AG116_Rl617_1_P2 chromosome 1, CSIRO_AGI_Rlap_v1, whole genome shotgun sequence genome. Proteins encoded here:
- the LOC139889391 gene encoding uncharacterized mitochondrial protein AtMg00810-like, encoding MENSKPMTTPMATTVKLTLEGQRYSFDSTGYRGMIGSLLYLTASQPDIMYSVFLCARFQENPKMSHVEVVKRIFRYLKGSMHVGQWYPKFTDVDIMCFADSDHGGSLIDRNSTSGVCAFTGLCLTSWFSKKQTSVTD